The proteins below come from a single Erysipelothrix piscisicarius genomic window:
- a CDS encoding Rqc2 family fibronectin-binding protein, producing MAIDGVLLNRIVRMMNEDCPVKINKITQPSNHEFMLHCFAGKKLNMFISTHPVFSRVQWTKEKPTANLDQTHLLTLMRKHLEGGIITQITQYGFDRVLEIHIEHRDNMGVIRPYRLVVELLGKYANIIIVDEDGVIIDALKRIAPFENASRAIVSGGLYEYPPQFDKKSFLELASYNPEDALKNQFNGISPLLEREITFRLKTQTPEAIIRCLSESQNIYLYERGFHILELTHLKQDFKKEPIMEGLDLYFKDLQQKDRIKAHTGDLLKLIKRELKRSRIKLPKLYDDYDQAQDSDYLREKGDLLFAFASTLPSGHREITVKDFEGNDVTIELDPRFNGKDNAKRYFKRYQKAKTSLFYLEDQIHKTEARIHYFEQLQTQAEQATVEDAQEISDELISLGIINQKRIGKQTIKKKKKPNYSTIVYDDETTIFIGKNNLQNDYLTFKLARKDDMWFHAANTFGAHVIIKSSELDESKIRLCAHLAAYYSKARHGSSVEVYYTQAKNIKKIPGANPGLVNISTQKSIFIDPDETLVLSYLNE from the coding sequence ATGGCTATAGATGGCGTACTGTTAAATCGAATTGTGAGGATGATGAATGAAGATTGTCCTGTTAAAATTAATAAAATTACTCAACCTTCGAATCATGAATTTATGCTTCATTGTTTTGCAGGTAAAAAATTGAATATGTTTATCTCAACACACCCTGTGTTTAGTCGAGTTCAATGGACAAAAGAAAAACCGACTGCAAATCTCGATCAGACACATTTGTTAACCCTAATGCGAAAACATCTCGAAGGCGGTATTATTACACAAATTACCCAATATGGTTTTGATCGAGTTCTCGAGATCCATATTGAGCACCGTGACAACATGGGAGTGATAAGACCTTACCGTCTCGTAGTCGAACTTCTCGGGAAATATGCAAACATTATCATTGTCGATGAGGATGGTGTGATTATTGATGCACTCAAGCGCATCGCGCCTTTTGAAAATGCTTCGCGAGCAATCGTGAGCGGAGGTCTCTATGAATATCCCCCTCAATTTGATAAGAAATCATTTTTGGAACTTGCCTCTTATAATCCTGAAGACGCATTAAAAAATCAATTTAATGGGATTTCTCCCCTTTTAGAACGTGAAATTACATTCCGTTTAAAAACTCAAACTCCAGAAGCAATCATTCGATGCTTATCTGAGTCCCAAAACATCTATTTGTATGAACGTGGTTTTCATATTCTTGAGTTAACCCACCTAAAACAGGATTTTAAAAAAGAGCCAATCATGGAAGGTCTTGACTTATACTTTAAGGATTTACAGCAGAAAGATCGCATTAAAGCCCATACCGGAGATCTTTTAAAACTAATCAAACGCGAGTTAAAACGTAGTCGCATTAAACTTCCTAAATTGTATGATGATTATGATCAAGCACAAGACAGTGATTATTTGAGAGAAAAAGGTGACCTCCTCTTTGCTTTCGCAAGCACCTTACCTAGCGGGCACCGTGAGATTACCGTAAAAGATTTCGAAGGCAATGATGTGACCATTGAACTGGATCCACGATTTAATGGCAAAGACAATGCGAAGCGCTATTTTAAACGTTATCAAAAGGCAAAGACCAGTTTGTTCTATCTTGAGGATCAAATTCATAAAACAGAGGCACGAATCCATTATTTTGAACAACTTCAAACCCAAGCTGAGCAAGCCACTGTTGAGGATGCTCAAGAAATTAGTGACGAGCTAATTTCTCTTGGAATTATTAATCAAAAGCGAATCGGGAAACAAACCATAAAGAAAAAGAAAAAGCCGAACTATTCAACAATTGTTTATGATGATGAAACAACAATCTTCATTGGTAAAAACAATCTTCAAAACGACTATTTAACCTTTAAACTCGCACGAAAAGATGATATGTGGTTTCATGCTGCCAATACATTTGGCGCTCATGTCATCATTAAATCATCTGAATTGGATGAATCCAAGATTCGTCTCTGTGCACATCTTGCAGCATATTATTCCAAGGCCCGACATGGAAGCAGTGTTGAGGTATACTACACACAAGCAAAAAATATAAAAAAAATCCCGGGTGCAAACCCTGGATTGGTAAATATTTCGACACAAAAGAGCATCTTTATTGATCCAGATGAGACGTTGGTCTTATCTTATTTGAACGAATGA
- a CDS encoding primosomal protein N' family DNA-binding protein, with amino-acid sequence MKYLEVYIEESFLNNQTLTYSNNGFNVSPGVRVMVRVRNRLMVAFVHSVKEPYETTYRVAPIDSVLDDVPILSEELYDLASWMSYEYMTPMIRCLQTILPNKLKPKRSAGTIKTERILTVKSQKDWSVLTPKQRAFLKYLQEHSTLTLKDARAYYSDYRKLIDRGFVEEFEREVAYQPQFVNANYQNLF; translated from the coding sequence TTGAAATACTTAGAGGTTTATATTGAAGAGAGTTTCTTAAATAATCAAACACTTACATACTCAAATAATGGTTTTAATGTCTCACCCGGTGTTAGGGTTATGGTTCGCGTTCGAAATCGCTTAATGGTTGCCTTTGTGCACTCTGTAAAAGAACCGTATGAAACAACATATAGAGTCGCGCCCATTGATTCAGTTTTGGATGATGTTCCGATTTTAAGTGAGGAGCTCTACGATCTTGCATCATGGATGAGTTATGAGTACATGACACCCATGATACGCTGCTTACAAACGATACTACCAAATAAATTAAAACCAAAGCGTTCTGCAGGTACGATTAAAACAGAACGTATTTTGACCGTTAAGTCTCAAAAAGATTGGTCAGTACTCACACCGAAACAACGTGCTTTTCTAAAGTACCTGCAAGAACATTCAACGCTCACATTAAAAGATGCGCGAGCATATTATTCCGACTATCGAAAACTCATTGATCGAGGTTTTGTGGAGGAATTTGAACGTGAAGTAGCTTATCAGCCTCAATTTGTGAATGCAAATTATCAAAACCTATTCTGA
- a CDS encoding prepilin peptidase: MVIETTNTLLVVILVLLSYFDFKLLKIPKCFIYLIYILRIICPIPITIDNFISSIVFGLPFYLCYRFRASIGYGDVLLIEALCFYSGMQKSIMGIYYMGFVAFFFLCSLILRRQSLEEHYPFVPIISIGFFLAL; the protein is encoded by the coding sequence ATTGTTATTGAAACCACGAACACATTATTAGTCGTCATCCTGGTGCTCTTATCTTATTTTGACTTTAAATTACTTAAAATACCAAAATGTTTTATTTACCTAATCTACATTTTACGAATCATCTGTCCAATACCCATCACAATCGATAACTTTATAAGTTCGATTGTTTTTGGACTCCCTTTTTATCTTTGCTATCGATTTAGAGCTAGTATAGGATACGGAGATGTCCTACTCATCGAGGCCCTTTGTTTCTACTCTGGAATGCAAAAAAGTATAATGGGCATCTATTATATGGGATTCGTTGCGTTTTTTTTCTTATGTTCATTGATACTGAGACGTCAATCCCTAGAAGAACATTACCCGTTTGTACCAATTATTAGTATTGGATTCTTTCTTGCACTCTAA
- the gmk gene encoding guanylate kinase, with translation MRRGLLIIFSGPSGVGKGTVRKLFFDREELNLAFSISMTTRKPRNGEVDGQDYYFVTQERFDEALANNELLEHAEFVGNHYGTLLAEVDRLRDLGKNVLLEIEVQGALQVIDRVPDSLSIFLVPPSMEELKRRIEGRQTESQDVINERLEKAAKEMELMNHYRYVICNEDPQKAADSVALIIKRNIETTL, from the coding sequence ATGAGACGAGGATTATTAATTATTTTTTCAGGTCCTAGTGGGGTAGGAAAAGGAACAGTTCGTAAATTGTTTTTTGATCGTGAAGAGTTGAACCTAGCGTTTTCTATTTCAATGACAACACGCAAACCACGAAATGGTGAAGTAGATGGACAAGACTACTATTTTGTTACTCAGGAGCGTTTTGATGAAGCACTCGCAAATAATGAGTTGCTTGAGCATGCTGAGTTTGTTGGGAATCATTATGGAACGTTGTTAGCGGAAGTGGACCGATTACGAGATTTAGGTAAAAATGTATTACTTGAAATTGAAGTTCAAGGTGCACTCCAAGTGATTGATCGAGTTCCAGATTCACTCAGTATTTTTTTAGTTCCGCCAAGTATGGAAGAACTCAAACGTCGCATTGAGGGAAGACAAACGGAATCCCAAGATGTCATTAATGAACGACTTGAAAAAGCAGCAAAGGAAATGGAATTAATGAATCATTACCGCTATGTAATTTGTAATGAGGATCCACAGAAAGCTGCAGACTCTGTTGCTTTAATTATTAAACGAAACATTGAAACAACTCTATAA
- the priA gene encoding replication restart helicase PriA, which produces MSHTYLLHGVTGSGKTEIYLNAAAKVLKDDKQVLIMVPEISLTPQMIERVSKRFGEDVAIYHSALNDQEKYEQYVRVQKQEVKIVVGTRSSIFMPFDHLGLIVMDEEHDSSYKQDQIPMYNTRDIAIKRSQYHQCPLVLGSASPALESYARALRGKYQLLELNDRINHMFPSVTLVDTRTALYDKQSPYLTQTLINGIHKRLSQGEQVILLLNRRGYNTLLKNANTDEVLLCEHCDVALNYHKDDQTIRCHMCGEIYHQLPLVDGRPPKIIGSGVGTQRLVEELESIFPQARIARMDADTTSKKNAHQRILNDFIDHQSDILVGTQMIAKGLDVENVTLVGIVNADATLAYADYRSVELTFNMLLQASGRSGRGQYRGEVIIQTSNPDHYAIVCAVTQKYKHFFKQEMEYRKIAGYPPYNYLISLVFLDEDPLKSWQAAEDFQKLLSDQKFQILGPTELRKLQRKYRTRMILKGKDLDSMINICNQALQLYRKINGTGVVVDVNPMTLE; this is translated from the coding sequence GTGTCCCATACCTACTTATTACACGGTGTAACAGGAAGTGGCAAAACAGAAATATACCTTAATGCTGCTGCAAAGGTATTGAAAGATGATAAGCAAGTATTAATTATGGTGCCGGAAATTTCGCTCACACCTCAAATGATTGAAAGGGTTTCGAAACGATTTGGTGAAGATGTTGCGATTTACCATTCTGCATTAAACGATCAAGAAAAATATGAACAATATGTTAGGGTGCAAAAACAAGAAGTTAAAATTGTTGTCGGGACACGTTCTTCGATTTTTATGCCTTTTGATCATTTAGGGTTAATTGTCATGGATGAGGAACATGATTCAAGTTATAAACAAGATCAAATCCCGATGTATAATACTCGAGACATCGCCATCAAACGCAGTCAATATCATCAGTGCCCCTTAGTTTTAGGGAGTGCATCCCCAGCTTTGGAAAGTTATGCACGCGCCCTTAGGGGAAAGTATCAACTGTTAGAACTCAATGATCGCATCAATCATATGTTTCCCAGTGTTACGCTTGTTGATACGCGAACAGCGCTTTATGATAAACAGTCGCCTTATCTCACTCAAACACTTATAAATGGCATTCATAAACGGCTAAGTCAGGGAGAGCAAGTGATTTTGCTGCTTAATCGAAGAGGGTATAATACCCTTCTGAAAAACGCTAATACAGATGAGGTATTGCTTTGCGAACATTGTGATGTTGCTTTAAATTATCATAAAGATGACCAAACAATTCGCTGTCATATGTGCGGAGAAATCTACCACCAATTACCACTGGTTGATGGAAGACCACCCAAAATAATCGGAAGTGGTGTTGGAACACAACGCTTGGTTGAGGAGTTGGAAAGTATTTTTCCTCAAGCACGCATTGCGCGGATGGATGCTGATACGACTTCAAAGAAAAATGCGCATCAACGCATCCTCAATGATTTTATTGATCATCAATCGGATATTCTTGTAGGAACACAGATGATTGCTAAGGGATTGGATGTCGAAAATGTAACGTTAGTCGGAATCGTTAATGCCGATGCAACACTTGCGTACGCTGACTATCGCTCAGTTGAGTTGACCTTCAATATGTTGTTACAAGCTTCAGGCCGAAGTGGTAGGGGTCAGTACCGAGGGGAAGTCATAATTCAAACAAGTAATCCAGATCATTATGCAATTGTGTGTGCAGTAACCCAAAAATATAAACATTTTTTCAAACAAGAAATGGAATACCGAAAAATTGCGGGCTACCCACCTTACAATTACTTAATTTCACTTGTTTTTTTAGATGAGGATCCTTTGAAATCGTGGCAAGCTGCCGAAGATTTCCAAAAATTATTAAGTGACCAAAAATTTCAAATATTAGGTCCAACTGAACTTCGAAAGCTTCAACGAAAATATCGAACGCGCATGATCCTAAAAGGAAAAGATTTAGATTCAATGATTAACATCTGTAATCAAGCATTGCAGTTATACCGAAAAATTAATGGAACAGGAGTTGTCGTGGACGTTAATCCCATGACGTTAGAATAA
- a CDS encoding V-type ATP synthase subunit D, translated as MLITKGNLLACKESLRLAKLGYELMDRKRVILMQELSKMMDDVKELRDVIDETYDKAYLSLQRANVSLGVIDRIAKLMPVEEEIKIVYRSVMGIEIPKVTIEEKEVKIPYALSVSNSRLDEVFLQMRQVKLYTAKLAELDNGMYRLAKAIEKSRKRANALEQIVIPDLEIKIKTISDALEEKEREEFIRMKLVKKM; from the coding sequence GTGTTAATTACTAAAGGAAATTTACTTGCATGTAAAGAGTCGTTACGATTAGCAAAGTTGGGCTACGAGCTAATGGATCGAAAACGAGTTATTCTCATGCAAGAGTTATCCAAAATGATGGATGACGTTAAAGAATTGCGTGATGTGATCGACGAAACTTACGATAAAGCATATCTTTCTTTACAACGTGCAAATGTTTCATTAGGTGTAATTGATCGCATTGCAAAATTAATGCCTGTTGAAGAAGAAATTAAAATAGTCTATCGATCTGTTATGGGGATTGAAATACCTAAAGTAACCATCGAGGAAAAGGAAGTTAAAATTCCATATGCGCTTAGTGTAAGTAATTCGAGACTTGATGAAGTTTTTTTGCAAATGCGTCAGGTTAAGCTCTATACCGCAAAACTAGCTGAACTGGACAACGGTATGTACCGACTTGCAAAAGCAATTGAGAAAAGTCGAAAACGAGCTAATGCACTTGAACAAATTGTTATTCCAGATCTTGAGATTAAAATCAAAACAATTTCAGATGCACTCGAAGAAAAAGAGCGTGAAGAATTTATTCGAATGAAATTAGTAAAAAAAATGTAA
- the ptsP gene encoding phosphoenolpyruvate--protein phosphotransferase, protein MIKGIAASAGVSVSKVFKLQHPVLEIEKRDANAEEEIKKLQDAVLATQKDITAIKENAVGRLADEELAIFDAHLMVTQDPEFVGQIEEMIKNDAVNAEFAINEIGNMFIGMFESMDDPYFRERAADIKDVTYRMKCHACGLNIPDLTTISEEVVIVAEDLTPSDTAQLDRNFVKGFATEIGGRTSHSAIMARSLEIPAVVGAGSLLDQCEHGDEVILDALEGVIIFKPSEEEKASYSKKAAEYAEHRKSLLALKDAESVSKDGRHVELAGNIGTPNDGEGVVNNGGEAVGLYRTEFLYMDASELPNEEEQFEAYKTVLENMAPGRVVVRTLDIGGDKELSYLKFPHEMNPFLGYRAIRLCLDRLDIFRVQIRALLRASVYGKLAIMFPMIATIQEFRDAKAIVEEEKKNLSKEGIAYSDEIELGMMVEIPAAAMLADQFAKEADFFSIGTNDLIQYSMAADRMNEKVSYLYQPYNPSILRLVKMTIDGAHKEGKWCGMCGEMAGDEKAIPLLLGLGLDEFSMSASSILEARRIIRDLSYEDMKELTDKALNCATTEEVLELLDNAIQ, encoded by the coding sequence ATGATTAAAGGTATTGCTGCTTCAGCAGGTGTTTCAGTATCAAAGGTTTTTAAACTTCAACATCCAGTTTTAGAAATTGAAAAACGTGATGCAAACGCCGAAGAGGAAATCAAAAAATTACAAGATGCTGTTCTTGCTACTCAAAAGGATATTACAGCGATTAAAGAAAATGCAGTTGGACGTCTTGCTGATGAAGAACTCGCAATTTTCGATGCTCACTTAATGGTTACTCAAGATCCAGAATTTGTGGGTCAGATTGAAGAGATGATCAAAAATGATGCTGTTAATGCAGAATTTGCAATTAACGAAATTGGTAATATGTTTATTGGTATGTTTGAAAGTATGGATGATCCTTACTTCCGTGAACGTGCTGCAGATATTAAAGATGTGACGTATCGTATGAAGTGTCATGCTTGTGGCTTAAACATTCCTGATTTAACAACAATTAGTGAAGAAGTTGTAATAGTTGCAGAAGATTTAACACCATCCGATACAGCACAATTGGACCGTAATTTTGTTAAAGGTTTTGCTACCGAAATCGGTGGACGTACATCTCACTCAGCAATTATGGCTCGTAGTTTAGAGATTCCAGCAGTTGTGGGTGCAGGAAGTCTTTTAGACCAATGTGAACATGGTGATGAAGTGATTCTTGATGCTTTAGAAGGGGTTATCATTTTTAAACCATCTGAAGAAGAAAAAGCTTCGTACTCTAAAAAAGCTGCAGAATATGCAGAACACCGTAAGAGTCTTCTAGCGTTAAAAGATGCTGAATCTGTATCAAAAGATGGACGTCACGTTGAACTTGCCGGAAATATTGGTACACCTAATGATGGAGAGGGTGTCGTTAATAATGGTGGAGAAGCTGTTGGACTTTATCGAACAGAATTCCTTTACATGGATGCTTCTGAATTACCAAATGAAGAAGAACAATTTGAAGCATACAAGACTGTTCTTGAAAACATGGCACCTGGTCGTGTAGTCGTTCGAACGCTTGATATTGGTGGAGATAAGGAATTATCATACCTTAAATTTCCACATGAGATGAATCCATTCTTAGGTTATCGAGCAATTCGTTTATGCCTTGACCGATTAGATATTTTCCGTGTTCAAATTCGTGCACTTCTTCGTGCAAGTGTTTATGGAAAATTAGCAATCATGTTCCCAATGATTGCAACAATTCAAGAATTCCGTGATGCTAAAGCGATTGTGGAAGAAGAAAAGAAAAACCTATCAAAAGAAGGTATTGCATATAGTGATGAGATTGAACTTGGAATGATGGTAGAAATTCCTGCAGCAGCGATGCTTGCAGATCAATTTGCTAAAGAAGCAGACTTCTTCAGTATCGGAACAAATGATTTAATCCAATACTCAATGGCTGCTGACCGTATGAATGAAAAAGTATCATACCTCTACCAACCATATAATCCTTCCATTTTACGTCTTGTAAAAATGACGATTGATGGTGCCCATAAAGAAGGTAAATGGTGTGGAATGTGTGGTGAAATGGCAGGGGATGAGAAGGCAATTCCTTTATTATTAGGACTTGGTCTTGATGAATTCTCGATGTCAGCCTCATCAATTTTAGAAGCACGTCGTATTATCCGTGATTTAAGTTACGAAGATATGAAAGAATTAACAGATAAAGCGCTAAACTGTGCAACAACAGAAGAAGTGCTTGAACTCTTGGATAATGCTATCCAATAA
- a CDS encoding HD domain-containing protein, whose translation MNSWIMLSNNQISILNNLDQNIFEMMSADKSGHDYYHIKRVVNLTSRLISETDNEFVIKSIAYLHDVFDDKTLKTDNLELSLQNLFKKWNLDFEGFEDEIILGVSQIGYKGGFGVQNKIRSAQIVSDADYLDAMGAIGIARTFYYAGSKGTPLYDPTLKSVEIDSLSAYRTSKRNAIEHLDEKLVKLYDLLETEKAKRIGKARHQRLLDFYQDFYDEMNESEM comes from the coding sequence TTGAACTCTTGGATAATGCTATCCAATAATCAAATTTCTATTTTAAATAATCTTGATCAAAATATTTTTGAGATGATGTCTGCGGACAAATCAGGTCATGATTATTATCATATTAAGCGTGTTGTGAATCTCACTTCACGCTTAATTTCTGAAACGGATAATGAGTTCGTAATAAAATCAATTGCTTATTTACATGATGTGTTTGATGATAAAACATTGAAAACAGACAATCTCGAGTTATCACTACAAAATCTTTTTAAGAAATGGAATCTTGATTTTGAGGGCTTTGAGGATGAAATTATTCTCGGTGTATCTCAAATTGGATATAAAGGTGGATTTGGAGTTCAAAATAAAATTCGATCTGCACAAATCGTATCGGATGCGGATTATCTCGATGCAATGGGTGCTATTGGGATCGCGCGAACATTTTATTATGCTGGAAGTAAGGGGACACCGCTCTATGATCCGACACTAAAAAGTGTTGAGATCGATTCCTTATCAGCTTATCGCACATCAAAACGAAACGCGATTGAACATCTCGATGAAAAATTAGTCAAGCTCTATGATTTACTCGAGACAGAAAAAGCCAAACGTATAGGTAAAGCAAGGCATCAGCGTTTATTAGATTTTTACCAAGATTTTTACGATGAAATGAACGAATCGGAAATGTAA
- a CDS encoding M48 family metallopeptidase codes for MNIEISRSKRKTMAILVQDGRVIVKAPYGTSDTVIESFVAQKTSWIEKHLQAYAPLGYHHKSIDRLRVFGVYKHIISLEGSPFKIMESADSIEITIPPSLSESRINQRVDDYFKEQLELRLDALVCLYAWRLKLKTPPYKVRRYKRLYGRCNQNHELAFNTYLYHESLPFIHYVVLHECAHIIEFNHSDRFYNVISSIMPTYKAVIRSNKIRPTSHLDQ; via the coding sequence ATGAATATTGAAATCAGTAGAAGTAAACGCAAGACGATGGCAATTTTAGTTCAAGATGGACGCGTTATCGTGAAGGCTCCCTATGGGACATCTGATACCGTAATCGAGTCGTTTGTTGCGCAAAAGACATCGTGGATTGAAAAACATTTACAAGCCTATGCACCCCTTGGATACCATCATAAGAGCATCGATCGGCTTCGTGTTTTTGGTGTGTACAAACACATAATATCGCTTGAAGGAAGCCCCTTTAAGATTATGGAGTCAGCAGATAGCATAGAAATTACGATTCCGCCTTCGCTGTCTGAATCCCGTATCAATCAAAGGGTGGATGATTATTTCAAAGAACAACTTGAATTACGATTAGATGCACTTGTGTGTTTGTATGCATGGCGATTGAAATTAAAAACGCCTCCCTATAAGGTGAGACGTTATAAACGCTTATATGGTCGCTGCAATCAAAATCACGAACTAGCGTTTAATACATATTTATATCATGAGAGCCTTCCATTTATTCATTACGTAGTCCTTCATGAATGTGCTCACATTATTGAATTTAATCATAGTGATCGATTTTATAACGTCATATCATCTATTATGCCAACTTATAAGGCGGTCATTCGTTCAAATAAGATAAGACCAACGTCTCATCTGGATCAATAA
- a CDS encoding HAD-IIB family hydrolase: MKNNEIFYFDVDGTLLDNTTHTVPQSTLDALYLLKEKGYLVALCTGRSLLGIHEAGVDNIFPWDGYVLSNGSLILDSEQRVISEIYFEPEFIHDLIAVNKGPLLLEGARNTLTSEANKRLLDSLKHFGIPAAYPVVPYQNEKIYNLISYDIDTLSKDDYNRLIGDKNTAFDQLGNLEVIPSQGGKYNGLRTLNQHLNVTRYVGFGDGDNDVDFLKNANYSVALGNACDTAKEVADFITHDVDQDGIMYALKYHGVL, from the coding sequence ATGAAAAACAATGAAATATTCTATTTTGATGTTGATGGAACGTTATTGGATAATACCACTCATACAGTTCCACAAAGTACACTTGATGCATTGTACCTGTTAAAAGAAAAAGGATACTTAGTTGCTTTATGTACGGGTCGGAGTTTATTAGGTATTCATGAGGCTGGAGTCGATAATATCTTTCCATGGGATGGCTATGTTCTTTCAAATGGTTCGCTTATTTTAGATTCGGAGCAACGTGTTATTTCTGAAATATATTTTGAACCAGAATTTATACATGATCTTATTGCAGTTAATAAAGGACCCTTGCTTTTAGAAGGAGCGCGAAACACGCTTACAAGTGAGGCCAATAAACGTTTATTGGATTCTTTGAAGCATTTTGGAATCCCTGCTGCGTATCCTGTTGTGCCCTATCAAAATGAAAAAATCTATAATTTAATTAGTTATGATATCGACACACTCTCAAAAGATGATTATAATAGACTTATCGGTGATAAAAACACCGCTTTTGATCAACTTGGAAATCTCGAAGTAATCCCATCTCAGGGTGGGAAATACAACGGATTAAGAACCTTAAACCAACACCTCAATGTAACACGTTATGTAGGTTTTGGAGACGGTGACAATGATGTGGATTTCTTAAAAAATGCGAATTATTCAGTTGCACTGGGAAATGCGTGTGATACCGCAAAAGAAGTCGCTGATTTTATTACACATGACGTTGATCAAGACGGCATTATGTATGCTTTAAAATATCATGGTGTACTGTAG
- a CDS encoding V-type ATP synthase subunit B, with protein sequence MSILFKGLSRINGPLVAIEGVKNASFDELVELVDDDNHRRLGRIIELQGERALIQVFENTEGMSKKNMLTRLTGKPIEIGLSEEILGRSFSGSGVPIDGLGPVFTEKFSDINGRVINPVSRIYPRDYINTGVSAMDGLNTLIRGQKLPIFSGSGLSHNELAAQIVRQAKLHGDSNEDFAIVFAAMGVKHDVAAFFKQTFMEHGVMDHVTMFLNLANDPIIERILTPRFALTAAEYLAFEKNMHILVVMTDITSYCEALREYSSSKEEVPGRKGYPGYLYSDLASMYERAGCVEGSTGSLTQIPILTMPNDDISHPIADCTGYITEGQIVLDRGMTQKGIYPPINVLPSLSRLMKDGIGEGLTRGDHSSVSSQLFAAYAKVIDVRNLASVIGLDELSKADQKYLSFGKIFENYFVGQGDGTNRGVAETLDIGWHLLSLLPIHDLDRLDSKLLEAHYDHAAAVVYFKENSPELVDAVLLEGMH encoded by the coding sequence ATGAGTATATTATTTAAAGGATTATCGCGTATTAATGGTCCTCTAGTAGCAATTGAAGGTGTTAAAAACGCATCCTTTGATGAACTCGTGGAACTTGTAGATGATGACAATCATAGACGTCTTGGACGCATTATTGAATTGCAAGGTGAGCGAGCATTAATTCAAGTTTTTGAAAATACTGAGGGCATGTCGAAGAAAAACATGTTAACACGATTAACTGGAAAGCCTATTGAGATTGGTCTTTCTGAAGAAATATTAGGTCGAAGTTTTAGTGGCTCTGGAGTTCCAATCGACGGATTAGGACCCGTGTTTACTGAGAAATTCTCGGATATTAATGGACGAGTTATTAATCCTGTATCTAGAATTTATCCTCGAGATTATATTAATACAGGCGTTTCCGCTATGGACGGGTTAAACACACTTATTCGTGGACAAAAATTACCGATTTTCTCAGGGAGTGGGTTATCCCATAATGAGCTTGCTGCACAGATTGTTCGTCAAGCGAAGTTGCATGGAGATAGTAATGAAGATTTTGCTATTGTCTTTGCTGCGATGGGAGTAAAACATGATGTTGCGGCATTCTTTAAACAGACATTTATGGAACACGGTGTAATGGATCACGTAACCATGTTCTTAAACCTTGCCAATGATCCAATCATTGAGCGAATTTTAACACCACGATTTGCACTTACTGCGGCTGAATATCTTGCGTTTGAAAAAAATATGCATATTCTTGTTGTGATGACAGACATTACATCATATTGCGAAGCATTGCGTGAATATAGTTCTTCCAAAGAAGAAGTTCCAGGTCGAAAGGGATATCCAGGGTATCTCTATTCAGATCTTGCAAGCATGTATGAGCGAGCAGGATGTGTTGAAGGAAGTACTGGATCATTAACTCAAATTCCTATTTTAACAATGCCTAATGATGATATATCACACCCGATTGCGGACTGTACAGGTTATATTACAGAAGGTCAAATTGTACTGGATCGAGGCATGACGCAAAAAGGAATCTATCCACCCATAAACGTTTTACCGTCCCTCTCACGTCTAATGAAAGACGGGATTGGAGAGGGTTTAACTCGGGGCGATCATTCAAGTGTTTCGTCACAACTCTTTGCTGCCTATGCAAAAGTAATTGATGTTCGAAATTTAGCCTCAGTTATCGGGTTGGATGAACTTTCGAAAGCGGATCAAAAATACCTATCTTTCGGTAAGATTTTTGAAAACTATTTTGTTGGTCAAGGCGATGGAACAAACCGCGGTGTCGCTGAAACCTTAGATATTGGTTGGCATTTGTTATCATTGCTACCAATTCATGATCTTGACCGCCTTGATTCAAAATTACTTGAAGCGCATTATGATCATGCTGCTGCAGTGGTATATTTTAAAGAAAATAGCCCCGAACTTGTTGATGCAGTCTTGTTAGAAGGAATGCACTAA